A stretch of DNA from Planococcus antarcticus DSM 14505:
GGAGCTTGCAAGATACCTGCAGACAAAAGAATCGGTTGAAGATGTCTTCTATCCAGGGCTTGAAACACATCCAAACCACGATATCGCGAAAAAACAAATGAAAGATTTTGGAGGGATGCTCAGCTTCGCAGTAAAAGGCGGCGTTGATACAGTGCGAGACCTTCTGCCGAAATTGCAGTATGCCCACCGTGCAGCAAACCTAGGCTCAGTTGAAACAACCGTTGGACCTGCGCGTACGACGAGCCATGTTGAATGTACACCGGAAGAACGTGCAGCAATGGGAATTCCTGAAGGCTTAATCCGGGTGTCGTGCGGCATCGAAAACATTGAGGACATTATTGCTGATTTTGAACAAGCGTTCAAACACGTTGAAAGCTTTGTGAAAGTTTAAATTTCGAGATCCGAGGTGCAGAGGGAATGGCAGAACATCATCTTGTCGTTAGACAAGCCAACTCCATAGCAGGCAAATTGATCGAATGGCGGCGGACGTTTCATCGGTTTCCTGAACTCAGTTTTCAAGAGTTCGGTACCTCCCATTATATTGCAGAAACTTTACAGGAAATTGATGGCATCAAAGTAGACACTGGAATCGGTGTAGAGACGAGTGTTATTGGAACCTTGACTTCCGGAGAAGGACCGACGATCGCCATCAGAGCGGATATCGATGCACTTCCCATAGAAGAAGAAAATGACACCGATTATCGCTCACAAAATCCGGGTGTCATGCACGCTTGCGGCCACGATGCGCATTCGGCAATTTTATTGGGAACAGCTACAATTTTGGCGAAGCAATTTGAGGAAAAGGGACTCAAAGGCACAGTCAAATTCATCTTTCAGCCGGCGGAAGAATGCATAGACGAAGAGGGCATGTCGGGCTCTCCTTATTTGGTACAGGCCGGAGTATACGACGGAGTGGATGTGGCTATTGCACTTCATATGTGTCCGTGGCTGCCTGTCGGAGAAGTGCAGATCCATGATGGCTACAGTATGGCGAATGTCGATGTTTTTCAGGCGAAAATCAAGGGGACTGGTGGACACGGTGCTTACCCGGAACTTGGAACAGATCCGACATGGATGCTGGGACCTGTTTTACAGGCGTTGCATGGAATTGTTTCACGCAAAGTTCCGCCTTTGGAAGCCGCTGTAGTCAGCATCGGTCAAATTCATGCCGGAACAGCAAGCAATATCATACCGACTGAAGTAGAAATCGAAGGGACAATTCGCAGCTATTCTTCCGAAATCCGTGAGTTATTGTCAAACGAAATCGAGAAGGCATTTTCAGTCACAGAAAAATTGGGTGGTGAATATTCACTGGAAATTCAAAAAGGCGAGCCAGCATTGGTCAATAATCCAGCAGTTAATGACAGGTTTCTGAAAGCGATACACGAAACCTATCCTGATTTACGGATCACCAAAAAGCCGTTTGGCATGGGTGGGGAAGATTTTGGTTATGTCACACACAAGCTGCCCGGCTCCATGTTTTTCTTGGGGAGCGCTCTCCCGAACGAAGTTCAGCGAGATCTTCATACACCGTTTTTTGACATCGACGAAAGCTGTCTGCCAAAAGGTGTTGCAATTCTTGTGCAAACAGCACTCAATTTTTTAACAGAGGAAAAATCAATTATCGGCAAATAAAGTTCCGTTAAATGCAGTTGTTGGTATTTCAAAAAAAGCCTTACTTTCTTTTTGGAAGAAGACAGATGTAGATGAAGAGAAACAGGGGAAGGTGTGAAACCATGGTTCATAAATTAGCATTTATAGGATTTGGTGTAGTTGGACAAGGCTTGGCTGAAATTCTTCTCAGCAAAAAAGAAGCCTTAAAACAGGATGAGGATTTTGAAGCGCAAATTGTGGCGATTTCTGATTTGATGAAAGGCTCTATTTATCAACCGAACGGCCTTGATATCGCTTTAGTTTTAAAAACGCTGAAAGAAACAGGCAATCTAGAAGATTATCCTCAAACAATGGGGCTGATTAAAGGGTGGGATAGCTTGACGACCATTCGTCAATCCAATGCAGATACCATTATCGAAGTATCCTACACGGATGTGAAAACGGGTCAGCCTGCGATCAATCATTGCAAATCAGCATTTGAAAACGGAAAAAATGTGGTGATGACCAACAAAGGCCCTGTCGCTCTTGCGTATAAGGAACTTTCGGGAATTGCTGAACAAAATGGAGTCGCCTGGGGATTTGAAGGCACAGTGATGAGTGGAACTCCGGCACTCCGGATGCCGGTCGCAACGCTTGCCGGGAATGACATTACGGAAATACGCGGTATTTTGAACGGAACGACAAATTATATTTTAACGAAAATGGAGACGGCAGGCGTCACTTATGAGGAAGCCTTGATGGAAGCGCAAGATTTAGGATATGCCGAAGCGGATCCGACCAGTGACGTAGAAGGCTATGATGCCCGATATAAAATTGTCATTCTAGCGAACTATGTGATGAAAGCTCCGTTGACTGTCGAAGAAGTTCTGTGCAAAGGAATTTCAAGCATTACATCAAAAGATATTGAAGAAGCCAAAAAAGAAGGGAAGCGCTGGAAGCTTTTAGCGAAAGTACGTAAAGAAGGGACTGGAGTCATCGCTTCGATTGCTCCAGAGAAAGTGGAGTTGACTGATCCATTGGCATCGATCACGGGCGCTATCAATGCAATTACTTATGAAACGGACCTTTTGGGTTCTGTGACATTAAGCGGAGCCGGAGCCGGAAAAGTAGAGACTGGCTTCTCGTTATTGATTGACCTGATAACGATCGCCCGCGAAAAGCAAACAGTAAAACTATAATGAGATAAGGCGGTGAACGCATGACTACTCATCTTAAGGGCCAAAAAATGTTTCTTGCAGGAGAATGGGTGAACAGTGATCGGAGTATTGAAGTTCGTAATCCTCAAGATAATACCATCATTGATTTAGTGCCTGCTGCTACAGCGGAAGAGA
This window harbors:
- a CDS encoding M20 metallopeptidase family protein, yielding MAEHHLVVRQANSIAGKLIEWRRTFHRFPELSFQEFGTSHYIAETLQEIDGIKVDTGIGVETSVIGTLTSGEGPTIAIRADIDALPIEEENDTDYRSQNPGVMHACGHDAHSAILLGTATILAKQFEEKGLKGTVKFIFQPAEECIDEEGMSGSPYLVQAGVYDGVDVAIALHMCPWLPVGEVQIHDGYSMANVDVFQAKIKGTGGHGAYPELGTDPTWMLGPVLQALHGIVSRKVPPLEAAVVSIGQIHAGTASNIIPTEVEIEGTIRSYSSEIRELLSNEIEKAFSVTEKLGGEYSLEIQKGEPALVNNPAVNDRFLKAIHETYPDLRITKKPFGMGGEDFGYVTHKLPGSMFFLGSALPNEVQRDLHTPFFDIDESCLPKGVAILVQTALNFLTEEKSIIGK
- a CDS encoding homoserine dehydrogenase, which translates into the protein MVHKLAFIGFGVVGQGLAEILLSKKEALKQDEDFEAQIVAISDLMKGSIYQPNGLDIALVLKTLKETGNLEDYPQTMGLIKGWDSLTTIRQSNADTIIEVSYTDVKTGQPAINHCKSAFENGKNVVMTNKGPVALAYKELSGIAEQNGVAWGFEGTVMSGTPALRMPVATLAGNDITEIRGILNGTTNYILTKMETAGVTYEEALMEAQDLGYAEADPTSDVEGYDARYKIVILANYVMKAPLTVEEVLCKGISSITSKDIEEAKKEGKRWKLLAKVRKEGTGVIASIAPEKVELTDPLASITGAINAITYETDLLGSVTLSGAGAGKVETGFSLLIDLITIAREKQTVKL